Within Mycobacterium botniense, the genomic segment CATCGCCGCCGCTACCGAATTTCTGCTCGGGCCATCGGCCAGCTTCATCACCGGCACCGATCTTCTTGTCGATGGTGGAGTCATCGCGGCGATCCGCACGGGGACAATCGATCTCGGTCTCGACGGTCGCGGCGCCACGCAACCGACCCCGGCCGAGACGTCGAAAGAATAGACCTGGACGCAGATGTCAATGCCGGTGCTCACGCGGCTGCGTCATTTATGGTGAGGCCCGACAAGGCTGACAGTCGCTGGCTTTATGTCAGCGCTCGCGCCGCCCCGCGCGGAGCGGGTTCCGGCAGATTGAGCATGCGCCGTGCCGTGCGCAGCAGGTCGGCGCGCAGCGTGTCATCGTCCAGGTCAGCCACGAGTGGATGCATCACGCCGGCGAAGATCGCGCCGGACAGCATTGCCGCGGGCACGCGCGCCGCGGGGTCGGCGTCACCGAGGAGTACCGCAGTCAGTCGCCGGGTGAATCGCTGGAACGGTTCATGCTCGGCGAGCAACCGCACGACAACGGGATCGAACTGCAGCACACCCATAGTGCTGCGGCGGCGCGCGACGGCCAGCTCGATCACCCGGTTGAGAAGCACCTCACGTGCTCGAGGCGCATGCTCCTCGGCTTCAGCTGCCTCCAGCGCATCCTCCAGCTCAGCAAGCCCGCGCTCGGTGAGCGCGATGACGATGTCGTCTTTGGTCTTGAACTGACGGTACACGGCCGCCTTTGTCACGCCGATCGCATCGGCAATCATCTGTAGCGACGTCCCGCTGACTCCATGCTGCGCGATCAGTGTGAACGCGGCATCGAGCACACGATTTTGCGCAGCGGTGCGCGTGATGCCACCGAATCGAACGGCGGTCGGCCCGGAAATCACAGCACGAGGGTAACCGACGGGTATTGCCCTCCGGTTGCCGATCGGCTACTCTCCTGGTAGCCGATCGGCAACTTAGGCGGAGCCGGCCGAAGCGGAGGAGCCCCGGTGTCGGGTGAACATCTCACTGACAGCGATCAGCAGGTCCTCGAGGTGCCCATGGTGGTTGCGGATCGCGCAAAGCACCGGCGAATCGTGCTCCCCGCCGAGTGAGATTCGGGCGCACTGATGAAGGGTTCATTATTGCGCTTGTCCGCACCCGAAGCCGATGCGCAGCAAGTCCTCCGGGTGGTCGCCTATTTCGACACTCTCGTGGAACGCTGCGTATCCACGGAGGAGTTCGTTCGGGCCACCAGCGTTCTGGCACGGTGTGCGTGTGGGTTGAAATCCGCGGATGGGGAAACCTGGCGGTTCGGGCCGACCGGCGACGCGCTGTCTGGCGACGATTATCGTGTGTCAAGCCAAGCGGATTTCGACATCAACGGAACGCCGGGAAGTTTGTGGCTGGAACGACCGGGGGGCGCCGGGCCGCTGGACGACCTGTTGCTCGACCGCGCATCGGTGGCTGCACGGCTACTACTGGGAAGCGCGCAGACGAAACGTGTGACCGGGGTCAGCGATCCCGCTCTGGTCGAGGTGGTGCTGAGCCGACGTGAGTCGGCGGCCGACCGGCGCCGGGCACTCCGGCGGCTCGGGCTTGCACCGCATTTGCCGCTGCGGGTAGCTGCGGTTTCGGTGGAGCCGGACCGTGACCCGGCCGCCGAGGCGAT encodes:
- a CDS encoding TetR/AcrR family transcriptional regulator encodes the protein MISGPTAVRFGGITRTAAQNRVLDAAFTLIAQHGVSGTSLQMIADAIGVTKAAVYRQFKTKDDIVIALTERGLAELEDALEAAEAEEHAPRAREVLLNRVIELAVARRRSTMGVLQFDPVVVRLLAEHEPFQRFTRRLTAVLLGDADPAARVPAAMLSGAIFAGVMHPLVADLDDDTLRADLLRTARRMLNLPEPAPRGAARALT